One window of Helicoverpa zea isolate HzStark_Cry1AcR chromosome 12, ilHelZeax1.1, whole genome shotgun sequence genomic DNA carries:
- the LOC124635047 gene encoding beta-1,3-glucan-binding protein-like encodes MARVSVLFLIFVLSVNSGFCYEVPAATLEAIYPKGLRVSIPDDGFSLFAFHGNLNEEMNGLEAGRWSRDITKQKNGRWTFRDRSVELKVGDTIYFWTYVIKDGLGYRQDNGEWTVTGYVDEAGNPVNPTDGSPLSSSSPVASQPSSGSQPLSGSKPSLGTASAAAPASFSAEYPCELSISKVNVPGFVCRGQLLFEDNFNSGIEKGKIWTPEIKFPGEPDFPFNVYLNDRNLHVRDGRLSIKPITLESKYGEDFVRQTLDITARCTGTIGTMECSREASGPQILPPIITSKITTKNKFAFKYGRIEISAKLPLGDWIYPEIQLEPRDHVYGIRNYASGLLRIATIKGNAESAKKLYAGPIMCDSEPYRSAYLKEKAGSDLWSRDFHNYSLEWRPDGISLFVDGEKYGEVTPPTEGFYKTATDNQVAAAAQWLKGTTIAPFDDMFYISLGLNVGGVHEFPDADNKPWKNRATKAMLNFWNAREQWYSTWYDDTSALQVDYVRVYAL; translated from the exons ATGGCGAGAgtgagtgttttgtttttaatttttgtgttaaGTGTTAATAGTGGGTTCTGTTATGAAGTACCAGCGGCTACTTTGGAAGCTATTTACCCTAAAGGTTTAAGGGTTTCTATACCTG ACGATGGCTTCTCGCTCTTCGCCTTCCACGGCAATCTGAATGAAGAAATGAACGGCCTCGAAGCTGGCCGCTGGTCCAGAGACATTACCAAGCAAAAGAATGGACGCTGGACCTTCAGGGACAGGAGTGTTGAGCTCAAGGTCGGAGACACCATCTATTTCTGGACGTATGTTATCAAAGATGGGCTTGGATACCGACAGGATAATGGGGAGTGGACTGTGACTG GATACGTCGACGAAGCAGGAAACCCCGTCAACCCAACCGATGGTTCCCCTCTCTCTTCATCTTCTCCTGTCGCCTCCCAACCTTCATCTGGCTCCCAGCCATTATCAGGCTCCAAGCCATCTCTTGGAACTGCTTCTGCAGCAGCACCAGCCTCATTCAGTGCAGAGTACCCTTGCGAGCTGTCAATATCCAAGGTCAATGTACCAGGTTTCGTCTGCAGGGGTCAGCTGCTGTTCGAAGATAATTTCAACTCTGGAATAGAAAAGGGCAAGATTTGGACGCCTGAGATCAAATTCCCTGGAGAGCCG GACTTCCCATTCAACGTGTACCTCAATGACCGCAATCTCCATGTAAGAGATGGACGATTGAGTATCAAACCCATCACCCTGGAGTCTAAATACGGAGAGGACTTCGTGAGGCAGACACTGGATATCACGGCTAG GTGCACTGGAACCATCGGAACTATGGAATGTTCGAGAGAGGCGTCTGGTCCTCAGATCTTGCCGCCCATCATCACTTCTAAGATCACCACCAAGAACAAATTCGCTTTCAAATACGGCAGGATTGAGATCAGTGCGAAATTGCCTCTTGGGGACTGGATTTATCCAG AAATCCAGCTCGAACCACGTGACCATGTCTACGGCATCAGGAATTACGCGTCAGGACTCCTGCGCATAGCCACTATCAAAGGAAACGCGGAATCCGCCAAGAAACTGTATGCAGGTCCCATCATGTGCGATTCTGAACCTTATAG ATCTGCTTATCTGAAGGAGAAAGCGGGCTCTGATCTCTGGAGCCGAGATTTCCATAATTACTCTTTGGAATGGAGACCAG ATGGCATATCCCTATTCGTTGATGGCGAGAAGTATGGCGAAGTAACCCCACCAACAGAAGGGTTCTACAAGACAGCCACCGACAACCAAGTGGCTGCAGCTGCGCAGTGGCTCAAAGGAACCACTATAGCCCCCTTTGATGATATG TTCTACATATCTCTCGGCTTAAACGTGGGAGGAGTTCACGAGTTCCCCGACGCAGACAACAAGCCCTGGAAGAACCGTGCGACCAAGGCTATGCTGAACTTCTGGAACGCTCGGGAACAATGGTACTCCACCTGGTATGATGATACCAGCGCGTTGCAGGTGGATTACGTCAGGGTGTACGCGCTTTAG